One genomic window of Oncorhynchus kisutch isolate 150728-3 linkage group LG24, Okis_V2, whole genome shotgun sequence includes the following:
- the LOC109869647 gene encoding ladderlectin-like, producing the protein MMGNNSSLLIREPLLQTNLKQIPPMGVSSNSKAGIQSQACHRVSHWTTVNTPFQETEEVKTQSRLCPSSWTRYGSRCFMFVSTQRTWLEAEPSYSDTACTLGQTLRPYEEHHFVQELERRHTKDLTYACIVGFDHVQKRVWLWSEG; encoded by the exons ATGATGGGGAACAACTCCTCCCTTTTGATAAGAG AGCCCTTACTGCAGACGAACCTTAAACAGATTCCTCCTATGGGTGTTTCATCTAACAgtaaggctgggattcaatcccaGGCGTGTCATAGAGTTTCGCACTGGACAACCGTCAACACACCTTTTCAAG AGACTGAGGAGGTGAAGacacagagcaggttatgtcctTCCAGCTGGACCAGATATGGATCTCGCTGCTTTATGTTTGTCAGTACACAGAGGACATGGCTTGAGGCAGAG ccttccTATAGCGATACTGCGTGCACTCTGGGGCAAACCTTGCGTCCGTACGAAGAGCATCACTTTGTGCAAGAGTTGGAGAGACGACATACGAAGGATTTAACCTATGCTTGTATCGTAGGATTTGACCATGTTCAG AAACGGGTGTGGCTTTGGAGTGAAGGGTGA